Genomic DNA from Niallia circulans:
ATCTTAAATACTGTTAAAAATGAGTTAAATCTTGATATGAGTGTATCACAGTTAAATGGCAAAATTACTGTAGATAGTGCTCAAAATTCGCAAATTATGACTGTTTCTGTCACGGACCCTAGTCCAGCTGTTGCGCTAAATATTGCAAATAAAACAGCAGAAGTTTTCGAAAAAGAAATCAAAGAAATAATGAGTGTGGATAATGTTACGATTTTACCGCTTGCTGATGATCAGGAGAATCAGTCACCAGTGAGTCCGAATCCAACACTCAATATTATTGTTGCTGCAGTTGTCGGGCTTATTATAGGGATTTGTATAGCATTTTTCCTTGAATACTTAGATAATACAGTCAAAACAGAGCAAGACATTGAGAAGTTATTGGAAATCCCCGTTTTAGGTGCTATAACTACAATAGATGAAAACTTTGAAGCTAAGTTGCGAGGATCTACTAATGGAAGAACGCGAGGTGCAAGTTAATTGTCTGGAAGTAAAAATAGCAAAAAAAGATTGTTAGATAGTAAAAGGAAATTAGTAGCTAAATATGATCCTAAATCTCCAATTTCTGAACAATACAGAACTATTAGAACCAATATACTATATTCAAGCATTGATGAAGAAATACGTTCAATAATGGTTACATCGTCAGGACCTGGAGAGGGGAAATCAACTACAACAGCAAATCTTGCAGTAGTATTTGCACAACAAGGGAAAACAGTGCTATTAGTAGATGCTGATTTAAGAAAACCTACAGTCCATTATACTTTTAAACTAACTAACCAAAATGGTTTAACAACAGTTTTAACTAACCAAGTAGATTTAATGGAAGCTGTTAATAAAACAGACGAAAATAATTTATATGTACTTTCAAGTGGACCGATACCACCTAATCCCTCTGAATTATTGGGATCTAAAGCTATGCAACATTTTATGAGCAAAGCATTAGAAGAATTTGATTTCATTATCTTTGATACGCCGCCTGTACTTGCTGTAACAGATGCACAGATTCTTAGTAATTTATGTCAAGGTAGTGTGTTGGTTGTAAGTAGTGGTAAAACTGAAAAAGACTCGCTTTTAAAAACGAAGGATCTTCTAAATGCAACTAATGGTCGACTATTAGGAGTAGTGCTTAATAATAAAAAAGTTGACAAAAAAGGAAGCTATTATTATTACGGAACAAACTAAAAATTAGTTTGTTCTGTAATAATATAATATACCAGAAAAAGAAGGGTGTACTTTATGATTGATATTCATTGTCATATATTACCAGGTATAGATGATGGGCCATCCTCAGTAGAAGAGAGTTTATTGATGGCAAGAGAGGCAGTAAAAGAAGGGATACATACAATTATAGCCACTCCACATCATCGTAATAATAGATATGAAAATATAAAAGAAGAAGTACTGAAAAATGTTATAAAATTAAATAGTGAATTAACAAATGAAAATATTCCACTTACCATTCTTCCAGGACAGGAAAATAGGATTTTCGGAGAGTTATTAGAAGATTACCAAAAGGGAGAGATTCTAACACTTAACGATACTGATTACCTGTTTATTGAATTTCCCACTTCGTCAGTCCCAAGATATTCGGAAAGATTACTTTATGATATACAAGTCAAAGGTTTAACTCCTATCATAGTCCATCCGGAAAGAAATAAGGAATTACTTAATAATCCCAAAATCCTCTATGATATTGTGAAAAATGGCGCATTAACACAAGTTACTGCTGCCAGTATTGCTGGATATTTTGGAAAACCAGTTCAAAAGTTTTCAAAGCAGTTAATTGAGAATAATTTGACTCACTTTATTGCATCCGATGCTCATAATACTAACAATCGCAGTTTTAAACTGAATGAAGCATTTAAAATTATAGATAAGGATTTCGGTGTAGATTTTGTTTACCTCTTCATAGAAAATTCTGAAGCCTTGATAGAGAACAAAATAGTACATAAAGAAATTCCAGAACTCATTAAGAGAAAGAAATTCTTGGGAGTTTTTTAATTTATTTTTGTATATTTATTGAAATTTAATTACTTGTAAATAAATTTGGAGGAATCTGATGAAAAAGGTTAGAAAAGCAATTATTCCAGCTGCAGGTTTAGGAACTAGGTTCTTACC
This window encodes:
- a CDS encoding YveK family protein gives rise to the protein MEETLSLKELFQTLKKRILLIISITLIAMIISGIVSYFLLTPEYKSSTQILVNQSKTDESTFYNTNEVQTNIQLISTYSVILKSAAILNTVKNELNLDMSVSQLNGKITVDSAQNSQIMTVSVTDPSPAVALNIANKTAEVFEKEIKEIMSVDNVTILPLADDQENQSPVSPNPTLNIIVAAVVGLIIGICIAFFLEYLDNTVKTEQDIEKLLEIPVLGAITTIDENFEAKLRGSTNGRTRGAS
- a CDS encoding CpsD/CapB family tyrosine-protein kinase, producing the protein MSGSKNSKKRLLDSKRKLVAKYDPKSPISEQYRTIRTNILYSSIDEEIRSIMVTSSGPGEGKSTTTANLAVVFAQQGKTVLLVDADLRKPTVHYTFKLTNQNGLTTVLTNQVDLMEAVNKTDENNLYVLSSGPIPPNPSELLGSKAMQHFMSKALEEFDFIIFDTPPVLAVTDAQILSNLCQGSVLVVSSGKTEKDSLLKTKDLLNATNGRLLGVVLNNKKVDKKGSYYYYGTN
- a CDS encoding tyrosine-protein phosphatase, giving the protein MIDIHCHILPGIDDGPSSVEESLLMAREAVKEGIHTIIATPHHRNNRYENIKEEVLKNVIKLNSELTNENIPLTILPGQENRIFGELLEDYQKGEILTLNDTDYLFIEFPTSSVPRYSERLLYDIQVKGLTPIIVHPERNKELLNNPKILYDIVKNGALTQVTAASIAGYFGKPVQKFSKQLIENNLTHFIASDAHNTNNRSFKLNEAFKIIDKDFGVDFVYLFIENSEALIENKIVHKEIPELIKRKKFLGVF